The Candidatus Desulfovibrio trichonymphae region CGCGTATTTTGTTCAGCACCGCCTCACGCCGGCTTTGCGAAAGATCTGAGGAAAGCTCATCGGCACTGTAGCCAAAGCCTTGAAGCACTCCTGTCACATAGTGCACATTGGCCTTGGTGTTGCAAAAAATAATGGCCTGGGCCGGATTTTCCGTCTCCAGCAGGCGCACCAACGCCCTGTCTTTGTCCATGGGCTTTACTTCGCAAAAAAGGTGCTGCACTTCAGCCACATGCACCTGTTTGTGCGAAAGGGAGAGCATGGAGGGCGTCTCCATAAATTCAGCCGCCAGTTTGAGAACATGCGGCGGATAGGTGGCGGAAAACAGGCAGGTGTGCACGCGCCGCCGCGGCAGATAGCGCTGCACTTCCTTCATGTCGGGGTAAAACCCAATGGAGAGCATACGATCCGCCTCGTCAAAAATCAGGGCGCGCAACTCGTCAAGGTGCATGGTGCGGCGCAGCAGATGATCCAACACGCGGCCCGGCGTACCCACAAGCAGTTGGGCACCGTCGCGTAGGGCGTCCGCCTGCTGTTGATACCCGACGCCGCCATAAACAGCCGCCGTGCGTATGCCCGTTTCCGCAAAAATCGTCGCTGCCTCACGGGCCACCTGAATGGCCAGCTCACGCGTGGGAGTAAGCACAAGCGCCTGCGGCGCCTTGAGTTTCGCAGACAGACGCGGCAGCAGCGGCAGCAGATAACATCCGGTTTTGCCGCTGCCCGTGCGCGACTGCACCATGATGTCGCGGGCTTCCAGCAGATAGGGCAGCACCAGTGACTGCACGGGCATCAGGCTTTGCCAGCCGGCCCGCGCGCAGGCCGCCCGCATGGCTGCCGGCAGATCACCCATGGCAACGGCGGGCAGGGCGCCTTCCGGCTCGCTGACAAAAATTTCACCCGACAGGCACGCGGCTTCGGCTTGCGGCTTGCGGCCTTTATAAGAGTCCAGTACCGGCATATTGTATCCCGAGTTCTCAGTTCAACAACATGTTATAATACCGCAGAACGCATTTTTCCGCAAGGTGCCTGGGCGATGAGTATTTCACCTTATAAACAGTCACACAATGTTCTCGCCCGAAGAGATTTTATCTGAATGCCGCCGCTCACAAGCTCTTTTCTCAATTCGGCAATGCGGCGGTCCATATCATCGGGAAAATTCCGGGCGGCTGACGCGTGAAAGCGTGCCATATCCGTAATCCCCACACCGTTGTTCGCAAGATCATAGACAATAATTTCCTTGCCCCTGAAACGCCC contains the following coding sequences:
- a CDS encoding DEAD/DEAH box helicase — translated: MPVLDSYKGRKPQAEAACLSGEIFVSEPEGALPAVAMGDLPAAMRAACARAGWQSLMPVQSLVLPYLLEARDIMVQSRTGSGKTGCYLLPLLPRLSAKLKAPQALVLTPTRELAIQVAREAATIFAETGIRTAAVYGGVGYQQQADALRDGAQLLVGTPGRVLDHLLRRTMHLDELRALIFDEADRMLSIGFYPDMKEVQRYLPRRRVHTCLFSATYPPHVLKLAAEFMETPSMLSLSHKQVHVAEVQHLFCEVKPMDKDRALVRLLETENPAQAIIFCNTKANVHYVTGVLQGFGYSADELSSDLSQSRREAVLNKIRAGRLQFLTATDVAARGIDIPALSHVFLYEPPEDHESYIHRAGRTGRAGAAGTVISLVDVMQRMELKRIAGHYGIALTALPPPTDEDVAVVAGTRLTAILKTCFRKLTGLERLRAARYVALARELARGNDEEDNAPLLAMLLDAFHQQSLQENRFPDQQPAGAKGSGSAPVRRRRSRRRAC